A window from Populus trichocarpa isolate Nisqually-1 chromosome 3, P.trichocarpa_v4.1, whole genome shotgun sequence encodes these proteins:
- the LOC7481225 gene encoding uncharacterized protein LOC7481225: protein MDDIDHTLIDLEITDLLEQLSLCLEKIGRRIDESPEARSEVIRVMREAASTTYQQTSTHMSMAEENARVYHKLEKTVAELNGYISENDRKMIASANVFVEGIEELKKNREASTILFNELMINMRDIGQERNLLEARKKIADVNRWLKERAVVIDETMKEEHSGTGFDQSAAPGREQDVLGLGNGSEEDTEGSRKGNKPGHEEVKSIPQGSSSPASDKFSVLLVEYDTCDRLFNKTQIIDFGKEYNIGMEVKVAKSGQKAIHLHSQGASFDLIFMDMDMPAHVTSGYEATTQLRSLSGVQSNIVGLTYTPESEPINEFIRAGHLDGCIGKPLTDEKIDSLIPIPKGSN, encoded by the exons ATGGATGACATAGATCACACTCTAATTGATCTTGAAATCACTGACCTACTTGAACAACTGAGTCTTTGTCTTGAAAAGATCGGTCGAAGGATCGATGAATCTCCCGAGGCACGCAGTGAAGTGATCCGGGTAATGAGGGAAGCAGCCAGCACAACCTACCAACAAACTTCAACCCATATGTCAATGGCCGAGGAAAACGCTCGAGTTTATCATAAGCTCGAGAAGACCGTTGCAGAACTGAATGGTTACATTTCTGAAAATGATCGAAAGATGATTGCATCTGCCAATGTGTTCGTAGAAGGAATCGAAGAACTGAAGAAAAACCGAGAAGCATCCACAATTCTATTCAATGAGTTAATGATCAATATGAGGGACATTGGTCAAGAAAGAAACCTTCTTGAAGCACGCAAAAAGATTGCTGATGTGAATCGATGGCTGAAAGAAAGGGCCGTTGTTATTGATGAAACCATGAAAGAGGAACATAGTGGAACTGGATTTGATCAATCTGCTGCTCCTGGAAGGGAGCAAGATGTGCTTGGTTTGGGAAATGGAAGTGAAGAAGACACAGAGGG AAGCCGAAAAGGGAACAAACCGGGGCATGAAGAAGTCAAGAGCATTCCGCAGGGTTCAAGTTCACCCGCTAGCGACAAGTTCTCTGTGCTTCTTGTGGAATATGACACTTGTGATCGCCTATTCAACAAGACACAGATAATCGATTTTGGAAAGGAATATAATATTGGGATGGAAGTTAAAGTGGCCAAAAGTGGACAAAAAGCTATTCATCTTCATAGTCAAGGGGCTTCTTTTGACCTCATTTTTATGGATATGGATATGCCTGCTCATGTAACGAGTGGGTATGAG GCAACAACACAGCTGCGAAGCTTATCTGGCGTGCAGAGTAACATTGTTGGCCTCACCTATACGCCAGAGTCTGAGCCAATAAATGAGTTCATTCGAGCAGGCCACCTAGATGGCTGTATTGGAAAGCCACTGACTGATGAAAAGATTGACTCTCTCATTCCTATTCCAAAAGGCAGTAACTGA
- the LOC7496574 gene encoding probable methyltransferase At1g27930, with amino-acid sequence MKRPQFTPEKSCLLAVALSGLIIGAFLFSNLIRSVDNISSFGLCSLASAKARAAADDDATPTQLQSILHYATSKIVPQQSLAEISVTFDVLKTRSPCNFLVFGLGFDSLMWTSLNPHGTTLFLEEDPKWVQTIVKKAPTLNAHTVQYRTQLQEANSLLKTYRSEPLCSPSKAYLRGNYKCKLALTGLPDEVYDKEWDLIMIDAPRGYFPEAPGRMAAIFSAVVMARGRKGSGVTHVFLHDVDRKVEKMFAEEFLCRKNLVKAVGRLWHFEIPAANVSQSSGGWFC; translated from the coding sequence atgaagagacCCCAATTTACTCCGGAAAAATCCTGTCTACTCGCAGTGGCTTTATCCGGTCTGATCATCGGTGCGTTTCTCTTTTCAAACTTAATCCGGTCGGTTGATAACATCTCTTCCTTCGGCCTCTGCTCCTTGGCTTCGGCCAAAGCCCGCGCCGCCGCGGATGACGACGCTACGCCAACTCAACTCCAATCTATCCTTCACTATGCAACGTCAAAGATCGTCCCACAACAATCTTTGGCCGAAATCTCAGTCACTTTCGATGTCCTCAAAACGCGTTCACCTTGTAACTTCCTTGTATTTGGTCTCGGTTTTGATTCTCTCATGTGGACATCATTAAATCCACACGGCACCACTTTATTTCTCGAAGAAGATCCCAAATGGGTTCAGACAATCGTCAAAAAAGCCCCAACGTTAAATGCGCATACGGTTCAGTACCGGACGCAACTACAAGAAGCCAACAGCCTCCTGAAAACGTACCGGTCTGAACCGTTGTGTTCGCCAAGTAAAGCGTACTTGCGCGGCAATTACAAGTGCAAGCTAGCATTGACTGGATTGCCCGACGAAGTTTATGATAAGGAATGGGATTTGATAATGATTGATGCGCCAAGAGGGTACTTCCCGGAAGCACCAGGGAGGATGGCGGCGATATTTTCAGCGGTGGTGATGGCCAGGGGGAGGAAAGGATCAGGAGTGACGCATGTGTTTTTGCATGATGTGGATCGGAAAGTGGAGAAAATGTTTGCGGAGGAGTTTTTGTGCAGGAAGAATTTGGTTAAGGCTGTTGGGAGGCTATGGCATTTTGAGATACCAGCTGCTAATGTGAGCCAGAGTAGTGGTGGCTGGTTTTGCTAA
- the LOC7496575 gene encoding non-specific lipid transfer protein GPI-anchored 1, whose amino-acid sequence MRSQSLFFLGVLLLFAPSASLFRAVNGDGVTEECSSDFQKLMGCLSYASGKANTPTKDCCLSVQNIKESDPKCLCFIMQQTSNGSAPIKNLGIQEAKLLQLPTACQLQNASLSFCPKLLGISPSSPDAAIFTNASTTATPAASTSTGTSQSEKAGDSSGFQHRPHLAGFFMIVAAIFVFASPAGSASMFQF is encoded by the exons ATGAGAAGCCAGtccctttttttcttgggtGTTTTGTTGCTCTTTGCTCCCAGTGCTTCTCTTTTTAGGGCTGTTAACGGGGATGGTGTGACGGAGGAGTGTAGCAGTGACTTCCAAAAACTAATGGGTTGCCTGAGCTATGCTTCCGGGAAAGCGAACACGCCCACAAAAGACTGTTGCCTTTCAGTGCAGAATATTAAAGAAAGTGACCCTAAATGCTTGTGTTTCATCATGCAACAAACAAGCAATGGTAGTGCACCGATCAAGAACTTGGGTATCCAGGAGGCTAAGTTGCTCCAGCTCCCCACTGCTTGCCAGTTGCAGAATGCTAGTCTTAGTTTCTGCCCTA AGCTTCTAGGCATATCTCCTAGCTCTCCAGACGCTGCCATCTTCACAAATGCTTCAACAACAGCAACTCCTGCTGCATCAACATCAACAGGAACATCACAATCAGAGAAAGCAGGTGACTCCAGTGGATTCCAGCATAGACCTCACCTTGCAGGTTTTTTCATGATTGTTGCTGCCATCTTCGTATTTGCTTCCCCTGCCGGGTCGGCCTCCATGTTCCAGTTTTAG
- the LOC7481226 gene encoding ranBP2-type zinc finger protein At1g67325 isoform X1: protein MSQVDSRNSSAAKRARTDGSRREDDWTCPSCGNVNFSFRTTCNMRNCTQPRPADHNSKSAAKPLQAPQGYSSAPYLGSGAPSSMYMGMPPYGPSLFNGSSIPPYDVPFTGGSAYHYNYGSRLSGGSPYRPLHMSGPPPYSGGSMMGNAGMYAMPPLMDRYGLGMPIGPAAMGPRPGFFPDDKSQKGSDATRDNDWACPKCGNVNFSFRTFCNMRKCNTPKPGSQAAKSDKNSKQKMPEGSWKCEKCNNINYPFRTKCNRQNCGAEKPSESTKSPSPEPDEVEQDCFLSSRGSFIFHVHCS from the exons ATGTCTCAG GTGGATAGCAGAAATTCATCAGCAGCGAAGCGTGCAAGAACTGACG GTAGTCGCAGGGAGGATGACTGGACTTGTCCAAGCTGCGGCAATGTCAACTTTTCATTCAGGACAACTTGTAATATGCGCAATTGTACCCAACCCAGGCCAGCTGATCATAATTCG AAATCTGCTGCCAAGCCCCTGCAAGCACCACAGGGTTACTCATCAGCTCCATATTTAGGTTCTGGTGCACCTTCTTCAATGTATATGGGTATGCCACCATATGGGCCCTCCCTCTTCAATGGATCCTCTATTCCTCCATATGACGTTCCGTTCACTGGGGGCTCAGCTTATCATTACAACTATGGCAGCCGCCTTTCTGGTGGCAGTCCATATAGACCGTTGCATATGTCAGGACCACCTCCATACTCTGGTGGATCTATGATGGGAAATG CTGGGATGTACGCGATGCCCCCCCTAATGGACCGGTATGGATTGGGTATGCCAATTGGCCCTGCAGCTATG GGGCCAAGGCCAGGTTTTTTCCCAGACGATAAATCTCAGAAGGGTTCAG ATGCGACGCGTGATAATGACTGGGCATGCCCAAAATGTGGGAACGTTAACTTCTCTTTTAGAACTTTTTGCAACATGAGAAAGTGCAATACACCAAAGCCAGGATCTCAG GCTGCTAAGTCTGACAAAAATTCCA aacaaaaaatgcCGGAGGGAAGCTGGAAGTGTGAAAAATGCAACAATATAAACTACCCATTCCGGACTAAGTGCAATAGACAAAATTGTGGGGCTGAGAAACCTTCTGAGTCGACGAAATCCCCTTCTCCAGAACCAGATGAGGTTGAACAG GATTGTTTCCTAAGCTCCCGTGGTTCCTTTATCTTCCACGTCCACTGTTCATGA
- the LOC7481226 gene encoding ranBP2-type zinc finger protein At1g67325 isoform X3 gives MSQVDSRNSSAAKRARTDGSRREDDWTCPSCGNVNFSFRTTCNMRNCTQPRPADHNSKSAAKPLQAPQGYSSAPYLGSGAPSSMYMGMPPYGPSLFNGSSIPPYDVPFTGGSAYHYNYGSRLSGGSPYRPLHMSGPPPYSGGSMMGNAGMYAMPPLMDRYGLGMPIGPAAMGPRPGFFPDDKSQKGSDATRDNDWACPKCGNVNFSFRTFCNMRKCNTPKPGSQAAKSDKNSKQKMPEGSWKCEKCNNINYPFRTKCNRQNCGAEKPSESTKSPSPEPDEVEQ, from the exons ATGTCTCAG GTGGATAGCAGAAATTCATCAGCAGCGAAGCGTGCAAGAACTGACG GTAGTCGCAGGGAGGATGACTGGACTTGTCCAAGCTGCGGCAATGTCAACTTTTCATTCAGGACAACTTGTAATATGCGCAATTGTACCCAACCCAGGCCAGCTGATCATAATTCG AAATCTGCTGCCAAGCCCCTGCAAGCACCACAGGGTTACTCATCAGCTCCATATTTAGGTTCTGGTGCACCTTCTTCAATGTATATGGGTATGCCACCATATGGGCCCTCCCTCTTCAATGGATCCTCTATTCCTCCATATGACGTTCCGTTCACTGGGGGCTCAGCTTATCATTACAACTATGGCAGCCGCCTTTCTGGTGGCAGTCCATATAGACCGTTGCATATGTCAGGACCACCTCCATACTCTGGTGGATCTATGATGGGAAATG CTGGGATGTACGCGATGCCCCCCCTAATGGACCGGTATGGATTGGGTATGCCAATTGGCCCTGCAGCTATG GGGCCAAGGCCAGGTTTTTTCCCAGACGATAAATCTCAGAAGGGTTCAG ATGCGACGCGTGATAATGACTGGGCATGCCCAAAATGTGGGAACGTTAACTTCTCTTTTAGAACTTTTTGCAACATGAGAAAGTGCAATACACCAAAGCCAGGATCTCAG GCTGCTAAGTCTGACAAAAATTCCA aacaaaaaatgcCGGAGGGAAGCTGGAAGTGTGAAAAATGCAACAATATAAACTACCCATTCCGGACTAAGTGCAATAGACAAAATTGTGGGGCTGAGAAACCTTCTGAGTCGACGAAATCCCCTTCTCCAGAACCAGATGAGGTTGAACAG TGA
- the LOC7481226 gene encoding ranBP2-type zinc finger protein At1g67325 isoform X4, with product MLRVDSRNSSAAKRARTDGSRREDDWTCPSCGNVNFSFRTTCNMRNCTQPRPADHNSKSAAKPLQAPQGYSSAPYLGSGAPSSMYMGMPPYGPSLFNGSSIPPYDVPFTGGSAYHYNYGSRLSGGSPYRPLHMSGPPPYSGGSMMGNAGMYAMPPLMDRYGLGMPIGPAAMGPRPGFFPDDKSQKGSDATRDNDWACPKCGNVNFSFRTFCNMRKCNTPKPGSQAAKSDKNSKQKMPEGSWKCEKCNNINYPFRTKCNRQNCGAEKPSESTKSPSPEPDEVEQ from the exons ATGCTAAGA GTGGATAGCAGAAATTCATCAGCAGCGAAGCGTGCAAGAACTGACG GTAGTCGCAGGGAGGATGACTGGACTTGTCCAAGCTGCGGCAATGTCAACTTTTCATTCAGGACAACTTGTAATATGCGCAATTGTACCCAACCCAGGCCAGCTGATCATAATTCG AAATCTGCTGCCAAGCCCCTGCAAGCACCACAGGGTTACTCATCAGCTCCATATTTAGGTTCTGGTGCACCTTCTTCAATGTATATGGGTATGCCACCATATGGGCCCTCCCTCTTCAATGGATCCTCTATTCCTCCATATGACGTTCCGTTCACTGGGGGCTCAGCTTATCATTACAACTATGGCAGCCGCCTTTCTGGTGGCAGTCCATATAGACCGTTGCATATGTCAGGACCACCTCCATACTCTGGTGGATCTATGATGGGAAATG CTGGGATGTACGCGATGCCCCCCCTAATGGACCGGTATGGATTGGGTATGCCAATTGGCCCTGCAGCTATG GGGCCAAGGCCAGGTTTTTTCCCAGACGATAAATCTCAGAAGGGTTCAG ATGCGACGCGTGATAATGACTGGGCATGCCCAAAATGTGGGAACGTTAACTTCTCTTTTAGAACTTTTTGCAACATGAGAAAGTGCAATACACCAAAGCCAGGATCTCAG GCTGCTAAGTCTGACAAAAATTCCA aacaaaaaatgcCGGAGGGAAGCTGGAAGTGTGAAAAATGCAACAATATAAACTACCCATTCCGGACTAAGTGCAATAGACAAAATTGTGGGGCTGAGAAACCTTCTGAGTCGACGAAATCCCCTTCTCCAGAACCAGATGAGGTTGAACAG TGA
- the LOC7481226 gene encoding ranBP2-type zinc finger protein At1g67325 isoform X2 — translation MLRVDSRNSSAAKRARTDGSRREDDWTCPSCGNVNFSFRTTCNMRNCTQPRPADHNSKSAAKPLQAPQGYSSAPYLGSGAPSSMYMGMPPYGPSLFNGSSIPPYDVPFTGGSAYHYNYGSRLSGGSPYRPLHMSGPPPYSGGSMMGNAGMYAMPPLMDRYGLGMPIGPAAMGPRPGFFPDDKSQKGSDATRDNDWACPKCGNVNFSFRTFCNMRKCNTPKPGSQAAKSDKNSKQKMPEGSWKCEKCNNINYPFRTKCNRQNCGAEKPSESTKSPSPEPDEVEQDCFLSSRGSFIFHVHCS, via the exons ATGCTAAGA GTGGATAGCAGAAATTCATCAGCAGCGAAGCGTGCAAGAACTGACG GTAGTCGCAGGGAGGATGACTGGACTTGTCCAAGCTGCGGCAATGTCAACTTTTCATTCAGGACAACTTGTAATATGCGCAATTGTACCCAACCCAGGCCAGCTGATCATAATTCG AAATCTGCTGCCAAGCCCCTGCAAGCACCACAGGGTTACTCATCAGCTCCATATTTAGGTTCTGGTGCACCTTCTTCAATGTATATGGGTATGCCACCATATGGGCCCTCCCTCTTCAATGGATCCTCTATTCCTCCATATGACGTTCCGTTCACTGGGGGCTCAGCTTATCATTACAACTATGGCAGCCGCCTTTCTGGTGGCAGTCCATATAGACCGTTGCATATGTCAGGACCACCTCCATACTCTGGTGGATCTATGATGGGAAATG CTGGGATGTACGCGATGCCCCCCCTAATGGACCGGTATGGATTGGGTATGCCAATTGGCCCTGCAGCTATG GGGCCAAGGCCAGGTTTTTTCCCAGACGATAAATCTCAGAAGGGTTCAG ATGCGACGCGTGATAATGACTGGGCATGCCCAAAATGTGGGAACGTTAACTTCTCTTTTAGAACTTTTTGCAACATGAGAAAGTGCAATACACCAAAGCCAGGATCTCAG GCTGCTAAGTCTGACAAAAATTCCA aacaaaaaatgcCGGAGGGAAGCTGGAAGTGTGAAAAATGCAACAATATAAACTACCCATTCCGGACTAAGTGCAATAGACAAAATTGTGGGGCTGAGAAACCTTCTGAGTCGACGAAATCCCCTTCTCCAGAACCAGATGAGGTTGAACAG GATTGTTTCCTAAGCTCCCGTGGTTCCTTTATCTTCCACGTCCACTGTTCATGA
- the LOC7481229 gene encoding squamosa promoter-binding-like protein 2 isoform X1 yields MSSVSLMEWNGKPHLQWDWENLIMFNAITNENSKQLSLTDLETDGEKGNDSGFFYSSGSVSRSRGSISDLELASFSKSSKSASTNSSSAGEVKTSKFTLGASKTNPSDYNKEELVKAKATDTSPTLEASVGSGDQLLGLKLGKRTYFEDACAGSNAQSSSISTIPVPSFTPAKKLKSSNHSQRAPRCQVEGCNLDLSSAKDYHRKHRVCESHSKCPKVIVAGLERRFCQQCSRFHGLSEFDEKKKSCRRRLSDHNARRRKQPGSVHLNPSRLSSSLYGIDERQQMSHVWDKAPLVHSRPNANLTWESTSTSKFTITKEYIAKPAEIGGSDRRLHLPGIDLTNSIAIQHHHKSNGFLPSKAKGTAGLDYSLVPSKVEATPEFHRATPEFHRALSLLSTDSWGSCEPQSISFEQPMHANHTSMPQSVLHTVPQSSPLASSEYWRTEQQSNDPQVHTLSSRTDGSNYLQEFQLLRTSNGNDFYSSHMN; encoded by the exons ATGAGTTCTGTCTCACTGATGGAGTGGAATGGCAAACCCCACTTGCAGTGGGACTGGGAAAACCTGATAATGTTCAATGCAATAACAAATGAAAATTCAAAGCAGTTAAGCCTAACAGATTTGGAAACTGATGGAGAAAAAGGAAATGATTCTGGGTTTTTCTATTCATCTGGGAGTGTAAGCAGAAGCCGTGGATCTATCTCTGACTTAGAACTTGCTTCTTTCTCAAAGAGCTCGAAGTCAGCTTCCACCAATTCttcatcagctggggaagttAAAACATCCAAATTCACTTTGGGGGCCtctaaaacaaatccatcaGATTACAATAAGGAAGAACTTGTGAAGGCTAAGGCAACTGATACTTCTCCCACGCTTGAAGCTTCAGTTGGTTCAGGTGACCAGCTGCTTGGTTTGAAGCTTGGTAAAAGAACTTACTTTGAAGATGCTTGTGCTGGGAGCAATGCTCAGTCTTCATCAATATCTACGATTCCTGTGCCTTCTTTTACTCCAGCAAAGAAATTGAAGTCCAGTAATCATAGTCAGCGTGCTCCACGCTGTCAAGTAGAAGGCTGTAACCTTGACCTCTCATCAGCTAAAGATTACCATCGCAAACATAGAGTTTGTGAAAGCCATTCAAAGTGCCCAAAGGTCATTGTAGCTGGTTTGGAACGCAGGTTTTGCCAGCAGTGTAGCAG GTTCCATGGTCTGTCAGAGTttgatgaaaagaagaaaagctgCCGCAGGCGACTTTCTGATCACAATGCAAGACGCCGCAAACAGCCAGGATCTGTCCATTTGAATCCTTCAAGACTTTCTTCATCATTATATGGTATTG ATGAGAGGCAACAGATGAGTCATGTTTGGGACAAGGCGCCACTTGTTCATTCCAGGCCCAATGCAAATTTGACATGGGAAAGCACATCCACCTCCAAGTTCACAATAACAAAAGAGTATATAGCAAAGCCTGCAGAAATAGGTGGTAGTGATAGGAGGCTCCACTTGCCTGGCATTGATCTGACAAATAGCATTGCTATTCAGCACCATCATAAGTCTAATGGCTTCTTACCATCCAAGGCCAAGGGCACTGCAG GATTGGACTACTCTCTCGTTCCTTCCAAAGTGGAAGCAACACCAGAATTTCATCGTGCAACACCAGAATTTCATCGTGCTCTCTCTCTTCTGTCAACCGATTCATGGGGTTCATGTGAGCCACAATCTATTTCATTTGAACAGCCCATGCATGCAAATCACACCAGCATGCCTCAGTCGGTGCTACACACTGTACCCCAAAGCTCACCACTTGCTTCATCAGAGTACTGGAGGACTGAGCAACAGTCAAATGACCCTCAAGTGCATACCTTGAGTTCACGCACTGATGGTAGCAATTACCTTCAAGAGTTTCAGCTGTTAAGAACGTCAAACGGGAATGACTTCTATTCCAGTCACATGAACTGA
- the LOC7481229 gene encoding squamosa promoter-binding-like protein 2 isoform X2: protein MSSVSLMEWNGKPHLQWDWENLIMFNAITNENSKQLSLTDLETDGEKGNDSGFFYSSGSVSRSRGSISDLELASFSKSSKSASTNSSSAGEVKTSKFTLGASKTNPSDYNKEELVKAKATDTSPTLEASVGSGDQLLGLKLGKRTYFEDACAGSNAQSSSISTIPVPSFTPAKKLKSSNHSQRAPRCQVEGCNLDLSSAKDYHRKHRVCESHSKCPKVIVAGLERRFCQQCSRFHGLSEFDEKKKSCRRRLSDHNARRRKQPGSVHLNPSRLSSSLYDERQQMSHVWDKAPLVHSRPNANLTWESTSTSKFTITKEYIAKPAEIGGSDRRLHLPGIDLTNSIAIQHHHKSNGFLPSKAKGTAGLDYSLVPSKVEATPEFHRATPEFHRALSLLSTDSWGSCEPQSISFEQPMHANHTSMPQSVLHTVPQSSPLASSEYWRTEQQSNDPQVHTLSSRTDGSNYLQEFQLLRTSNGNDFYSSHMN, encoded by the exons ATGAGTTCTGTCTCACTGATGGAGTGGAATGGCAAACCCCACTTGCAGTGGGACTGGGAAAACCTGATAATGTTCAATGCAATAACAAATGAAAATTCAAAGCAGTTAAGCCTAACAGATTTGGAAACTGATGGAGAAAAAGGAAATGATTCTGGGTTTTTCTATTCATCTGGGAGTGTAAGCAGAAGCCGTGGATCTATCTCTGACTTAGAACTTGCTTCTTTCTCAAAGAGCTCGAAGTCAGCTTCCACCAATTCttcatcagctggggaagttAAAACATCCAAATTCACTTTGGGGGCCtctaaaacaaatccatcaGATTACAATAAGGAAGAACTTGTGAAGGCTAAGGCAACTGATACTTCTCCCACGCTTGAAGCTTCAGTTGGTTCAGGTGACCAGCTGCTTGGTTTGAAGCTTGGTAAAAGAACTTACTTTGAAGATGCTTGTGCTGGGAGCAATGCTCAGTCTTCATCAATATCTACGATTCCTGTGCCTTCTTTTACTCCAGCAAAGAAATTGAAGTCCAGTAATCATAGTCAGCGTGCTCCACGCTGTCAAGTAGAAGGCTGTAACCTTGACCTCTCATCAGCTAAAGATTACCATCGCAAACATAGAGTTTGTGAAAGCCATTCAAAGTGCCCAAAGGTCATTGTAGCTGGTTTGGAACGCAGGTTTTGCCAGCAGTGTAGCAG GTTCCATGGTCTGTCAGAGTttgatgaaaagaagaaaagctgCCGCAGGCGACTTTCTGATCACAATGCAAGACGCCGCAAACAGCCAGGATCTGTCCATTTGAATCCTTCAAGACTTTCTTCATCATTATATG ATGAGAGGCAACAGATGAGTCATGTTTGGGACAAGGCGCCACTTGTTCATTCCAGGCCCAATGCAAATTTGACATGGGAAAGCACATCCACCTCCAAGTTCACAATAACAAAAGAGTATATAGCAAAGCCTGCAGAAATAGGTGGTAGTGATAGGAGGCTCCACTTGCCTGGCATTGATCTGACAAATAGCATTGCTATTCAGCACCATCATAAGTCTAATGGCTTCTTACCATCCAAGGCCAAGGGCACTGCAG GATTGGACTACTCTCTCGTTCCTTCCAAAGTGGAAGCAACACCAGAATTTCATCGTGCAACACCAGAATTTCATCGTGCTCTCTCTCTTCTGTCAACCGATTCATGGGGTTCATGTGAGCCACAATCTATTTCATTTGAACAGCCCATGCATGCAAATCACACCAGCATGCCTCAGTCGGTGCTACACACTGTACCCCAAAGCTCACCACTTGCTTCATCAGAGTACTGGAGGACTGAGCAACAGTCAAATGACCCTCAAGTGCATACCTTGAGTTCACGCACTGATGGTAGCAATTACCTTCAAGAGTTTCAGCTGTTAAGAACGTCAAACGGGAATGACTTCTATTCCAGTCACATGAACTGA